From a region of the Alphaproteobacteria bacterium genome:
- a CDS encoding acyl-CoA thioesterase yields MPADTNPHGQIFGGWLMSQMDLAGGTCANRRARGTVSTVAVDSMTFHQPVFVGDQLTCYCDILKVGRTSIAVRVEAWVRRFNSDEVVKVTEGVYTYVAIDENRRPRPVPPE; encoded by the coding sequence ATGCCCGCCGACACCAATCCGCACGGCCAGATTTTCGGCGGCTGGCTGATGAGCCAGATGGATTTGGCGGGCGGCACTTGCGCCAATCGCCGGGCCAGGGGCACGGTCTCCACGGTGGCTGTCGATTCCATGACCTTTCACCAGCCGGTTTTCGTGGGCGATCAGCTGACCTGCTATTGCGACATCTTGAAGGTGGGGCGCACCTCGATCGCGGTGCGGGTCGAAGCCTGGGTGCGCCGCTTCAACAGCGACGAGGTGGTGAAGGTCACCGAAGGCGTTTACACCTATGTCGCCATCGACGAAAACCGCAGGCCCCGGCCCGTGCCGCCGGAATAA
- the atpC gene encoding ATP synthase F1 subunit epsilon, which yields MDINKVQFDLVSPERLLVSDLYDMVVAPGEEGDFGVLPGHSPMIANLRPGVIDIYENGVITDRLFVAGGFAEVTGERLTVLAEEAIPVHEISAEDAKARLKAGQQAYEEADTDAARAEAEAQIAIADAMMAAISKADGAGH from the coding sequence ATGGACATCAACAAGGTACAGTTCGACCTAGTCAGTCCCGAGCGGCTTTTGGTGTCCGATCTCTATGACATGGTCGTGGCTCCGGGCGAGGAGGGCGATTTCGGCGTCCTGCCCGGCCATTCGCCCATGATCGCCAATCTGCGTCCCGGCGTGATCGACATCTACGAGAACGGCGTCATTACCGACCGCTTGTTCGTGGCGGGCGGCTTTGCCGAAGTGACCGGCGAGCGCCTGACCGTTTTGGCCGAGGAAGCGATCCCGGTGCATGAAATCAGCGCCGAAGACGCCAAGGCGCGCCTGAAGGCGGGCCAGCAGGCCTATGAGGAGGCGGACACCGACGCCGCCCGCGCCGAGGCCGAGGCCCAGATCGCCATCGCCGACGCCATGATGGCCGCCATTTCCAAGGCCGACGGCGCGGGGCATTAA
- a CDS encoding type II toxin-antitoxin system ParD family antitoxin yields MARNTSVSLGEHFADFIDAQVQTGRYGSASDVVRAGLRLLEEHEAKVRALREALIAGEESGPLAPFDNKAFLKRMRTRHAR; encoded by the coding sequence ATGGCGCGCAACACGTCGGTCTCGCTTGGCGAGCATTTCGCAGACTTCATTGACGCCCAGGTTCAGACCGGTCGCTACGGCTCGGCCAGTGACGTTGTGCGAGCGGGCCTGCGGCTTTTGGAAGAGCACGAGGCCAAAGTAAGAGCGCTTCGCGAGGCGCTTATCGCCGGAGAGGAGTCCGGCCCACTGGCGCCGTTCGACAACAAGGCGTTCCTAAAGCGCATGCGGACTAGGCATGCCCGGTAG
- the parE gene encoding DNA topoisomerase IV subunit B, producing MSDLFQNLAPKGSAYTAKDIEVLEGLEPVRRRPGMYIGGTDERALHHLVAEVLDNAMDEALAGHATWIDLVLEADGFVTVRDNGRGIPIDPHPKFPKQSALEVILTTLHSGGKFGSDAYKVSGGLHGVGVSVVNALSDSLVVEVARDKKLYRQAFARGKSQGKLESLGPVNNRRGTQVRFHPDPEIFGSRAIFKPATMYRMARSKAYLFRGIEIRWSCDPALIRDGESTPAKDTLHFPGGLSDFLSAALAGRALVVPAIFAGQAPLADDMGQVEWAVAWPADEENFLNSYCNTVPTPEGGTHEQGLRSALGRSLRAYGEMVGNKKASQITADDVIGGAAAVLSLFIRDPQFQGQTKEKLATAEATRLVETAIKDHFDHWLTSDPQAARLLLEKCIEKAEDRARKKQAKETKRQSATRRLRLPGKLADCTRTTAGGTELFLVEGDSAGGSAKQARERETQAVLPLRGKILNVASATAEKLHGNQELKDLIEALGCGTRANYDDEKLRYEKVVIMTDADVDGAHIASLLMTFFYQEMPKLIENGHLYLALPPLYRLMAGKLSAYARDDAHKEELLAKEFKGKGKVEISRFKGLGEMPPMQLKETTMNRKGRTLLRVRLAHGRNEEDIEEAKEVARMVDTLMGKRPELRFQFIQERAKFVQELDV from the coding sequence ATGTCTGATCTATTCCAAAATCTAGCCCCCAAGGGCAGCGCCTACACCGCCAAGGATATCGAGGTTTTGGAGGGGTTGGAACCCGTCCGGCGCCGTCCTGGCATGTATATCGGCGGCACCGACGAGCGCGCTCTTCACCATCTGGTCGCCGAAGTGCTGGACAACGCCATGGACGAGGCCCTAGCGGGCCACGCCACCTGGATCGATCTGGTGCTGGAAGCCGACGGATTCGTCACCGTGCGCGACAACGGGCGCGGCATTCCCATCGATCCGCATCCCAAATTTCCCAAACAATCGGCGCTGGAAGTGATTCTGACCACGCTGCATTCGGGCGGCAAATTCGGCAGTGACGCCTATAAAGTGTCGGGCGGCTTGCATGGCGTGGGCGTATCGGTGGTCAACGCCCTGTCCGATTCGCTGGTCGTCGAAGTGGCCAGGGACAAGAAGCTTTACCGCCAAGCCTTTGCGCGCGGCAAAAGCCAAGGCAAGCTGGAATCCCTGGGTCCCGTCAACAACCGGCGCGGCACGCAAGTGCGCTTCCATCCCGATCCCGAAATCTTCGGAAGCCGGGCGATTTTCAAGCCCGCCACCATGTACCGCATGGCGCGCTCGAAGGCCTATCTGTTTCGCGGCATCGAAATCCGCTGGTCTTGCGACCCCGCCCTGATCCGCGATGGCGAAAGCACGCCTGCCAAGGACACACTGCATTTCCCCGGCGGCTTAAGCGATTTCCTGTCGGCGGCGCTGGCGGGCAGAGCGCTGGTGGTGCCCGCCATCTTCGCGGGCCAAGCCCCCTTGGCCGACGACATGGGGCAGGTGGAATGGGCCGTCGCCTGGCCCGCCGATGAAGAGAATTTCCTGAATTCCTACTGCAACACGGTGCCGACGCCCGAAGGCGGCACGCATGAGCAGGGATTGCGCTCGGCCCTGGGGCGCAGCTTGCGCGCCTATGGCGAGATGGTGGGCAACAAGAAAGCCTCGCAGATCACCGCCGACGACGTGATCGGCGGCGCCGCCGCCGTGCTGTCGCTGTTCATCCGCGATCCGCAATTCCAGGGCCAGACCAAGGAAAAGCTGGCCACCGCCGAGGCGACGCGTCTGGTAGAGACCGCCATCAAGGACCATTTCGACCACTGGCTGACCTCGGACCCGCAGGCCGCCCGCCTGCTTTTGGAAAAATGCATCGAAAAGGCCGAGGATCGCGCCCGCAAGAAGCAGGCCAAGGAAACCAAGCGCCAGTCGGCAACCAGGCGCTTGCGCCTGCCCGGCAAGTTGGCCGATTGCACGCGCACTACGGCGGGCGGCACCGAACTGTTCCTGGTCGAGGGCGATTCGGCAGGCGGCTCGGCCAAGCAGGCCCGCGAGCGCGAAACCCAGGCCGTGCTGCCCTTGCGCGGCAAGATCTTGAACGTCGCCAGCGCCACGGCTGAAAAGCTGCACGGCAATCAGGAACTGAAGGATCTGATCGAGGCGCTGGGCTGCGGCACGCGCGCCAATTACGACGACGAGAAGTTGCGCTACGAGAAAGTCGTCATCATGACCGACGCCGATGTCGACGGCGCGCATATCGCCTCGCTGCTCATGACCTTCTTCTATCAGGAAATGCCCAAGCTGATCGAGAACGGGCATCTGTATCTGGCCTTGCCGCCGCTTTATCGTTTGATGGCGGGCAAACTAAGCGCCTATGCCCGCGACGACGCCCACAAGGAAGAACTGCTGGCCAAGGAATTCAAGGGCAAGGGCAAGGTCGAGATCAGCCGCTTCAAGGGCCTGGGCGAAATGCCGCCCATGCAGTTGAAGGAAACCACCATGAACCGCAAGGGCCGCACGCTGTTGCGCGTGCGCTTGGCGCATGGACGCAACGAGGAAGATATCGAGGAAGCCAAGGAAGTGGCGCGCATGGTCGACACTTTGATGGGCAAGCGCCCGGAGCTGCGCTTCCAGTTCATCCAGGAACGCGCCAAATTCGTGCAGGAACTGGATGTTTAG
- a CDS encoding acyl-ACP desaturase produces the protein MNKHWNMDTDIPWDRFDRSLVDDDTVKVIKAAALTEYNAPHYTVYLRNIFHADSKFQAISYQWADEEVQHGLALGRWSELADPGYDFQAAFKKFTSAYVIPVDKDKSIRGTLQGELLARCLVETGTSSMYSAIADSVDEPVLKLLCRKIAADEFRHYKLFYTYMQQVPASEKASLLGRIQVAVGRLREVDDDELAIAFHCANEADQPYDLARCNKAYSSRAFSYYRRYHVERAIGMIFKAVGLKPYSWMAKLASTYAQGVMKDRVAA, from the coding sequence ATGAACAAGCATTGGAACATGGATACGGATATCCCCTGGGACCGGTTCGACCGCTCCTTGGTGGATGACGACACCGTCAAGGTCATCAAGGCGGCGGCGCTGACCGAATACAACGCGCCGCATTACACGGTCTATCTGCGCAACATCTTTCACGCCGATTCCAAATTCCAGGCCATTTCCTACCAATGGGCCGACGAAGAAGTGCAGCATGGGCTGGCGCTGGGGCGCTGGTCGGAACTGGCCGATCCCGGCTACGATTTCCAGGCGGCCTTCAAGAAATTCACCAGCGCCTATGTAATTCCCGTCGACAAGGACAAGTCGATCCGCGGCACCTTGCAAGGCGAGTTGCTGGCCCGCTGTCTGGTCGAAACCGGCACCAGCTCCATGTATTCGGCCATCGCCGACAGCGTGGACGAGCCGGTGCTGAAATTGCTGTGCCGCAAGATCGCCGCCGACGAATTCAGGCACTACAAGCTGTTCTACACCTACATGCAGCAGGTTCCCGCGTCTGAGAAGGCGTCGCTGCTGGGGCGCATTCAGGTGGCGGTGGGGCGCTTGCGCGAGGTGGACGACGACGAGCTGGCCATCGCCTTTCATTGCGCCAACGAAGCCGATCAGCCCTATGATCTGGCGCGCTGCAACAAGGCTTATTCCAGCCGCGCCTTCTCCTATTACCGGCGCTATCACGTCGAGCGCGCCATCGGCATGATCTTCAAGGCCGTGGGGCTGAAGCCCTATTCATGGATGGCTAAGCTGGCCAGTACCTATGCGCAAGGGGTCATGAAAGACCGCGTGGCGGCATGA
- a CDS encoding alpha/beta fold hydrolase — protein MTQPVVLLPGLLCDGDLFAPAVESLSDLAHFEVADLTQDDAIKAMASRVLASAPPRFALLGLSMGGYVAQEIMRQAPGRITRLALLDTSFKPDTAEAKERRLGLIDLAQTGNFKGVTPRLLPMLVHPDHLQRPEVAGTVLAMAERVGMDAFIRQQKAIMGRVDGRADLERIACPTLVLCGRQDQLTPFEIHREMAALIPGAKLVVVEKSGHLPPLEQPIAISAVLRYWLASS, from the coding sequence ATGACCCAACCGGTCGTGCTGCTTCCCGGCCTGCTGTGCGACGGCGATCTGTTCGCCCCGGCGGTGGAGAGCCTTTCTGACCTTGCGCATTTCGAGGTGGCCGATCTGACGCAAGACGACGCCATCAAGGCGATGGCCAGCCGGGTTCTGGCCTCGGCGCCGCCCCGCTTCGCCCTTCTGGGCCTGTCGATGGGCGGCTATGTGGCGCAGGAAATCATGCGCCAAGCGCCGGGAAGAATCACGCGCCTGGCCCTGCTCGACACCAGTTTCAAACCCGATACGGCTGAGGCCAAGGAAAGAAGGCTGGGCTTGATCGATTTGGCGCAGACCGGCAATTTCAAGGGGGTAACCCCCCGCCTGCTGCCCATGCTGGTCCATCCCGATCATTTGCAGCGTCCCGAGGTGGCGGGAACCGTTCTGGCCATGGCCGAACGCGTGGGGATGGACGCCTTCATCCGTCAGCAAAAAGCGATCATGGGGCGCGTCGATGGGCGGGCCGATCTCGAGCGCATCGCGTGCCCGACCCTGGTTCTTTGCGGGCGACAGGATCAGTTGACCCCCTTCGAGATCCATCGCGAGATGGCGGCCTTGATCCCCGGCGCCAAACTGGTCGTGGTGGAAAAAAGCGGGCATCTGCCGCCCCTGGAGCAACCGATCGCAATCAGCGCCGTTTTGCGTTATTGGCTGGCTTCGTCTTGA
- a CDS encoding ABC transporter ATP-binding protein, whose translation MIDIDQVRHVYPGGRKTGPRAALAQLSLCVTEGELTILSGPNGSGKSTLFRILTGLLRPSSGTVRIGGHDLFADAAKARALMGVVFQSPALDKHLTVIENIRLQGALYGLSGSLLESRIEEALGWSDVKSRLDDKVMALSGGLARQVELTKCLLARPRLLLLDEPTTGLDPASRRAFQDTLARLHAERGMTVLMTSHIFAEAENADRVAILKNGHLLAYDTPGNLRSKLGREMIVIRSNALENLEAKLKGETGVMKLRRYGDELRIEDVAQEECLPLLERLLERHRDDIVSIAIKQPELEDVFLHVTGHHIDPLGNDAEELAA comes from the coding sequence ATGATCGACATCGATCAGGTCCGCCATGTCTATCCCGGCGGCAGGAAGACGGGACCACGAGCGGCGCTGGCCCAACTGTCGCTCTGCGTGACCGAAGGCGAGTTGACGATTCTGTCCGGCCCCAACGGTTCTGGAAAATCGACCCTGTTTCGCATCCTGACCGGTCTTCTGCGGCCCAGTTCGGGAACCGTGCGCATCGGCGGCCACGACCTGTTTGCCGACGCGGCCAAGGCGCGCGCCCTGATGGGGGTGGTCTTCCAAAGTCCGGCCCTGGACAAGCATCTGACCGTGATCGAAAACATCCGACTGCAAGGTGCCCTATACGGCCTTTCCGGTTCCTTGCTGGAAAGTCGGATCGAAGAGGCGCTGGGTTGGAGCGATGTGAAATCGCGCCTCGACGACAAGGTGATGGCGCTGTCTGGCGGCTTGGCCAGACAGGTGGAACTGACGAAATGCCTGCTGGCCCGGCCCCGTTTGTTGCTGCTCGACGAGCCGACGACCGGGTTGGACCCCGCTAGTCGTCGCGCCTTTCAAGACACGCTGGCCCGCCTGCATGCCGAGCGCGGCATGACAGTGCTGATGACCAGCCATATCTTCGCCGAGGCCGAAAATGCGGACCGCGTCGCCATTCTGAAGAACGGCCATCTTTTGGCCTATGACACGCCTGGAAATCTGCGCTCGAAACTGGGGCGCGAGATGATCGTCATTCGTTCGAACGCGCTGGAAAATCTGGAAGCCAAATTGAAGGGCGAGACCGGAGTCATGAAACTGCGCCGCTATGGCGACGAGTTGCGCATCGAGGATGTGGCGCAAGAAGAGTGCCTGCCTTTGCTGGAGCGGCTGCTTGAGCGCCATCGCGACGACATCGTCAGCATCGCCATCAAGCAGCCCGAGCTGGAAGACGTGTTCCTGCACGTAACCGGCCATCACATCGATCCGCTGGGCAACGACGCCGAGGAGTTGGCGGCATGA
- a CDS encoding DUF2336 domain-containing protein gives MSVKSGLSEADVQRLLADPSAEARADTAAKLAEGFNARTLTDSERRLAEDIFRIMMHDAEERVRRALSLHLKSSPEVPRDVALKLAHDVETVAVPMLKYSDILTDEDLIEIVQSQGTGHQLAIASRPKVSESVSEALVETKSAVVVETLVANEGAEISENSLKSVVDAFGDNESVQDKLAHRAKLPITVAERLMARASENLRRYLLSRPEMTAEQADMVALQSRERALLGLAGDYEMGDVELLVRHLHRNERLTASIILRSLCMGDLRFFEAGLSQLSGVPVVNTRILIHDSGRLGFRAIFERAGLPKQLFQAFHVAVEVERETRYDGAPRDRERHSRLMLERILTQYGMDDVQFGAEDLEFLMTRMMKLPSPLNPEAA, from the coding sequence ATGAGCGTGAAAAGCGGCCTATCCGAGGCGGATGTCCAACGCCTGCTTGCCGACCCCTCAGCAGAGGCGCGGGCCGATACGGCAGCCAAGCTGGCCGAGGGCTTCAACGCCCGCACCCTGACCGATTCGGAACGCCGCCTAGCCGAAGACATCTTCCGCATCATGATGCACGACGCCGAAGAGCGCGTGCGCCGCGCCCTTTCCCTGCATCTGAAAAGCAGCCCCGAAGTTCCCCGCGACGTGGCCCTGAAGCTGGCCCATGACGTCGAGACGGTGGCGGTTCCGATGCTGAAATATTCGGACATCCTGACCGACGAAGACTTGATCGAGATCGTGCAAAGCCAAGGCACCGGCCATCAACTGGCGATCGCCAGCCGCCCCAAAGTGTCTGAATCGGTTTCCGAAGCCCTGGTCGAAACCAAGAGCGCCGTCGTCGTGGAAACCTTGGTCGCCAACGAGGGCGCCGAAATTTCCGAAAACTCGCTGAAGTCCGTGGTCGACGCTTTTGGCGACAATGAAAGCGTGCAAGACAAGCTGGCGCACCGGGCCAAGCTGCCGATTACGGTGGCCGAGCGCCTGATGGCCAGGGCGTCCGAGAATTTGCGCCGCTATCTCCTAAGCCGCCCGGAGATGACCGCCGAGCAGGCCGACATGGTGGCGCTGCAAAGCCGCGAACGCGCCCTGCTGGGCTTGGCTGGCGACTATGAGATGGGCGACGTCGAATTGCTGGTTCGCCATCTGCACCGCAACGAACGCCTGACCGCCTCGATCATTCTGCGCTCGCTGTGCATGGGCGACCTGCGCTTTTTCGAAGCTGGCCTGTCGCAGCTTTCCGGCGTGCCGGTGGTCAATACCCGCATCCTGATCCATGATTCCGGCCGCCTGGGTTTCCGCGCCATCTTCGAGCGGGCCGGCCTTCCCAAGCAATTATTCCAGGCGTTCCACGTCGCCGTCGAGGTGGAGCGCGAAACCCGCTATGACGGAGCGCCCCGCGACCGCGAGCGTCATTCCCGCCTGATGCTGGAACGCATCCTGACCCAGTACGGCATGGATGACGTGCAGTTCGGCGCCGAGGATTTGGAATTTCTGATGACCCGCATGATGAAGCTGCCCTCGCCGCTCAATCCCGAAGCGGCATAG
- the bluB gene encoding 5,6-dimethylbenzimidazole synthase: MTDASYAFDDDARKGLYRAIFSRRDVRAQFKPDPVPNDVLARLLMAAHHAPSVGFMQPWSFLLVQDTALRARVKGLFDKANAEARSMFEDEKGAAYARLKLEGILESPVNLCVTCDPDRAGKVVIGRTHIPEMDEYSTVCAVMNLWLAARAEGLGVGWVSIMDPKALKETLGIPERVVPVAYLCIGYVTHFLDKPELELAGWRQRLPLETLVHQDRWGNEAPAWLKGQLEGKIDGHL; the protein is encoded by the coding sequence ATGACCGACGCCTCTTATGCCTTCGACGACGACGCCCGCAAGGGGTTGTACCGCGCCATCTTTTCCAGGCGCGACGTGCGCGCCCAGTTCAAGCCCGATCCGGTGCCCAACGACGTATTGGCCCGCCTTTTGATGGCGGCGCATCATGCGCCTTCGGTGGGATTTATGCAGCCTTGGAGTTTTCTGCTGGTCCAAGATACGGCTCTTCGCGCTCGGGTGAAGGGCCTGTTCGACAAGGCCAACGCCGAGGCGAGGTCCATGTTCGAAGACGAAAAGGGGGCGGCCTATGCCCGCCTGAAGCTGGAAGGGATTCTGGAATCCCCCGTCAATTTGTGCGTCACCTGCGATCCCGACCGTGCCGGCAAGGTGGTGATCGGGCGCACCCATATTCCCGAGATGGACGAATACAGCACGGTCTGCGCCGTGATGAATCTGTGGCTGGCCGCCAGGGCCGAGGGGCTGGGCGTGGGCTGGGTGTCGATCATGGACCCCAAGGCGTTGAAGGAAACGCTGGGAATCCCCGAGCGCGTCGTGCCCGTCGCCTATCTATGCATCGGCTATGTCACCCATTTTCTGGACAAGCCCGAGCTGGAACTGGCGGGCTGGCGCCAACGCTTGCCGCTGGAAACATTGGTGCATCAGGACCGCTGGGGGAATGAGGCACCCGCTTGGCTGAAAGGCCAACTGGAAGGGAAAATAGACGGTCACCTATAG
- a CDS encoding ABC transporter permease, translating into MSANANVAVALAGREWVRFIRQPQRVLGSIGQPLLFWLFLGSGFSPSFKPPGMGEISYLEYFFPGALLMMLLFAGVFSCITVIEDRDQGFLQSVLAAPVARFSIVAGKVGGAALIALFQCLILLVAAPMVGLVPSLGGAGLLLLGLLVASVGFTALGFGIAWGMNSTSGFHAVMMVFLMPLWMLSGALFPTAGAPLWLEAVMLINPVSHALTLIRAPFYADVPQLLSNGGYLTALAVASLWAALCLAFSLWRVGRVEKGI; encoded by the coding sequence ATGAGCGCCAATGCCAACGTCGCCGTCGCCCTGGCGGGGCGCGAATGGGTGCGCTTCATCCGTCAGCCGCAGCGCGTGCTGGGCAGCATCGGCCAGCCTTTGCTGTTCTGGCTGTTCTTAGGTTCCGGCTTTTCGCCCTCGTTCAAGCCGCCCGGCATGGGCGAGATCAGCTATCTGGAATATTTTTTCCCGGGCGCGCTGCTGATGATGTTGCTGTTCGCTGGCGTCTTTTCCTGCATCACCGTGATCGAGGATCGCGACCAGGGCTTCTTGCAAAGCGTTCTGGCCGCCCCGGTGGCGCGCTTTTCGATCGTGGCGGGCAAGGTGGGCGGGGCCGCGCTGATCGCGCTGTTTCAGTGCCTGATCTTGCTGGTGGCGGCGCCCATGGTGGGGCTGGTTCCCAGCCTGGGCGGCGCGGGGCTGTTGCTGCTGGGGCTGCTTGTGGCGTCGGTGGGCTTTACGGCGCTGGGCTTCGGCATCGCCTGGGGCATGAACAGCACGTCGGGTTTTCATGCCGTGATGATGGTCTTTCTGATGCCGCTTTGGATGCTGTCGGGCGCCCTGTTCCCCACGGCGGGCGCGCCCCTGTGGCTTGAGGCCGTCATGCTGATCAACCCGGTCAGTCACGCGCTGACCCTGATCCGCGCTCCCTTTTACGCCGACGTGCCGCAACTACTGTCCAATGGCGGCTATCTGACGGCCCTGGCGGTCGCCAGCTTGTGGGCCGCCTTGTGCCTAGCCTTCTCGCTTTGGCGTGTGGGACGGGTCGAGAAAGGTATATAA
- a CDS encoding type II toxin-antitoxin system RelE/ParE family toxin yields MPGSRHAYQLSPRAVTDLEDIWLYTFKNWSLEQADGYHNAIVDAVEGLAAGRKSGRPVDIREGYFKYPVGSHLVFYRFTESGLAIVRVLHQSMDVGRHL; encoded by the coding sequence ATGCCCGGTAGCCGCCACGCTTATCAGCTTTCCCCACGAGCGGTCACCGACCTCGAAGACATCTGGCTCTATACGTTCAAGAACTGGTCGCTAGAGCAGGCGGATGGCTATCACAACGCCATCGTCGATGCAGTCGAGGGACTGGCGGCGGGCAGAAAGTCCGGTCGTCCGGTCGATATCCGCGAGGGTTATTTCAAATATCCGGTCGGCTCCCATCTGGTGTTCTACCGCTTTACCGAATCTGGCCTTGCCATCGTCCGCGTCCTGCACCAAAGCATGGATGTGGGGCGGCACCTATAG
- a CDS encoding class I SAM-dependent methyltransferase, which translates to MAILVRLTSIYERLGFDISTGLNPTHVYGEPVAPFTYLFQNGEAVNSAAGIAVQELYFLEALAGAWQPRHILIVGNSFGWSAVAMALAFPGSRVLAIDSGDDVFTVEGLALTNRIASEEGLSNLLAVRGHSPTDIERLAHEHAKETPWDMLFIDGEHTPLQVAIDFAAARPFASPEALWLFHDAISFSLLSAVEALGAEHGLVFQPLWRTPSGIAALVPQSLVTSVAPVLHAFAGSEQVFRHMRDLGRYGSGERLLSSLRCPEI; encoded by the coding sequence ATGGCGATTCTGGTCCGCTTGACCTCGATTTACGAGAGGCTGGGCTTCGACATTTCGACCGGCCTGAATCCCACCCATGTCTATGGCGAGCCGGTCGCCCCTTTCACCTATCTGTTCCAGAACGGCGAGGCGGTCAATTCAGCGGCCGGAATCGCCGTGCAGGAACTTTACTTCCTGGAAGCCCTGGCTGGGGCCTGGCAGCCCAGACACATCCTGATCGTCGGCAATTCCTTCGGCTGGAGCGCCGTCGCCATGGCGCTGGCCTTTCCGGGCAGCCGGGTGCTGGCCATCGATTCCGGCGACGACGTTTTCACCGTCGAAGGCCTAGCGCTCACCAATCGCATCGCGTCCGAGGAAGGTTTGTCGAACTTGCTGGCGGTGCGCGGCCATTCGCCCACCGACATCGAACGCCTTGCCCACGAGCACGCCAAGGAAACGCCCTGGGACATGTTGTTCATTGATGGCGAGCATACGCCGCTGCAGGTGGCGATCGATTTTGCGGCGGCGCGCCCCTTCGCCAGCCCAGAAGCGCTATGGCTGTTCCATGACGCCATCAGCTTTTCCCTGTTAAGCGCCGTCGAGGCGCTGGGGGCCGAACATGGCCTTGTCTTTCAGCCCCTGTGGCGAACGCCATCGGGCATTGCCGCGCTGGTCCCGCAATCCCTGGTCACCAGCGTAGCGCCGGTGCTGCACGCCTTCGCAGGATCGGAACAAGTCTTTAGGCATATGCGCGATCTTGGCCGCTATGGCTCGGGCGAAAGACTGCTGTCCAGCTTAAGATGCCCTGAGATTTAA
- a CDS encoding hydrolase gives MLLDASRSFLAVIDIQERLLPVMAEPRQVLWGAAILMRAASRLGIPLIVTEQYPKGLGPTQADLRPFIPDDALFTKMHFASTGEAGFLERVAAFGRPQAVLAGIESHICVTQTALGLRAAGYDVFVALDACSSRQPASIETAKQRLQKNGVDIVTVEMVLFEWMGCAGTPEFKELSALIK, from the coding sequence ATGCTTCTAGACGCTTCTCGCTCTTTTTTGGCGGTGATCGACATTCAAGAACGGCTGTTGCCGGTGATGGCCGAACCCCGTCAAGTGCTTTGGGGGGCCGCTATCTTGATGCGGGCGGCCAGTCGCCTGGGCATCCCCTTGATCGTGACCGAGCAGTATCCCAAGGGACTGGGGCCGACCCAGGCTGATCTAAGGCCCTTCATTCCCGACGACGCCTTGTTTACCAAGATGCATTTCGCCAGTACCGGCGAAGCGGGGTTCTTGGAGCGCGTGGCCGCATTCGGGCGGCCTCAGGCGGTTTTGGCGGGCATCGAATCCCATATCTGCGTCACTCAGACGGCGCTGGGGCTTCGTGCGGCGGGTTATGACGTGTTCGTCGCCCTCGACGCCTGTTCCTCGCGCCAACCGGCCAGCATCGAGACGGCCAAGCAGCGGCTGCAGAAGAACGGGGTGGATATCGTGACCGTCGAAATGGTTCTGTTCGAATGGATGGGCTGCGCCGGAACGCCTGAATTCAAGGAACTGTCCGCCCTGATCAAGTAG